AGACTCGCGACATGCACCGTGCGATCGTCAGCCTGATGGAGGAGCTCGAGGCCATCGACTGGTACCAGCAGCGGATGGATGCGACGGGCGATCCGGACCTCCAGGCGATCCTCCGGCACAACCGGGACGAGGAGAAGGAGCACGCGGCCATGGTGCTCGAGTGGATCCGCCGGCAGGATCCCGTGTTCGACACGAAGCTGCGGGAGTACCTGTTCAGCGAGGGCTCCATCGTCGGGCGGGAGGAAGCGATTCAGAACGGTGACGGTTCGGCGCCTGCCGCCGGCGCGGCGCGCGTCTCGGTCGGGTCGTTGCGAGGAGGTCGATGATGGACATTCTGCGACGCGAGAGTGCGCGGCTGTCGGAGGGCGT
The DNA window shown above is from Candidatus Methylomirabilota bacterium and carries:
- a CDS encoding ferritin-like domain-containing protein; translated protein: MASVGFHEAEEHLAPKTRDMHRAIVSLMEELEAIDWYQQRMDATGDPDLQAILRHNRDEEKEHAAMVLEWIRRQDPVFDTKLREYLFSEGSIVGREEAIQNGDGSAPAAGAARVSVGSLRGGR